A portion of the Stigmatella aurantiaca DW4/3-1 genome contains these proteins:
- a CDS encoding sensor histidine kinase gives MVRRLLPMLLALGFGLLALGWGLVSLQLIFTQEREDAYTQLRSRRDTLEQYATETLRQTLSRRLDENLPALYRAMEDPLAPADGLYLLFRSYQFLPRLPRPQPGAQTPARQFHEDLRQRLESPGRTGPAQERLESLRAIEAALAQGEEAHAEQRLEALLRHRAEHPLPPLQELPFTLLLAERLQRGPATPALVRGLVRGGLADDFGGIARGAGLQRDLLRECQRFTQADFDFLRERTLQLSMAMGEPTGAFQTRIQELGTGALVLPNGLEEPTLIGERWYVQPNGEAVRGIAVSLEEELKAIAQDMRARELFGAEDGLRLGKTDAVQPLSTLRVEAMMPRWLSAEADIAQRHGLKTMLVASCGALAVAIGVISLLAQRRKYRFLELQSDFVATVSHELRTPLASIRLLAETLERRVGGTAEGRDYPARIIQTTDTLHFLVENILSFNRIDKGRWAPKFSPVRLEELAGTLRTDLLGASPVPVNFTSDVAEMELWADPALLRLLLSNLGRNACAYNRRNPVTITLRAHHSPTYGHTLLFSDNGIGIPESEWENVFHDFYRLKSSGPEVHGSGLGLALCRRIMRLHGGRIHVATSGPDGTTFAMTFPEPRP, from the coding sequence ATGGTGCGACGGCTCCTGCCCATGCTCCTTGCCCTCGGCTTCGGGCTGCTGGCCCTGGGGTGGGGGCTGGTCAGCCTCCAGCTCATCTTCACCCAGGAGCGGGAGGACGCTTACACGCAGCTTCGCTCCCGCCGCGACACCCTGGAGCAGTACGCCACGGAGACGCTCCGGCAAACGCTGAGCCGGCGGCTCGACGAGAACCTCCCCGCGCTCTACCGGGCCATGGAGGACCCGCTCGCCCCGGCGGATGGGCTGTACCTGCTGTTCCGCTCGTACCAGTTCCTTCCCCGCCTGCCCCGGCCCCAGCCCGGCGCCCAGACCCCCGCCCGGCAGTTCCACGAGGACCTCCGCCAGCGCTTGGAGTCCCCCGGACGCACGGGGCCCGCGCAGGAGCGGCTGGAGTCGCTTCGCGCGATCGAAGCCGCGCTCGCCCAGGGAGAGGAGGCCCACGCCGAGCAGCGCCTGGAGGCCCTGCTGCGCCACCGCGCCGAGCACCCGCTGCCGCCGCTTCAGGAGCTTCCCTTCACCCTGCTGCTGGCCGAGCGGCTCCAGCGTGGACCGGCCACCCCGGCCCTGGTGCGTGGACTCGTGCGGGGCGGGCTTGCGGACGACTTTGGAGGAATCGCCCGGGGGGCCGGGCTCCAGCGGGACCTGCTGCGCGAATGCCAGCGCTTCACCCAGGCGGACTTCGACTTCCTGCGCGAGCGCACCCTCCAGTTGAGCATGGCGATGGGAGAGCCCACCGGGGCTTTCCAGACACGCATCCAGGAGCTGGGAACCGGGGCCCTGGTCCTCCCCAATGGCCTCGAGGAGCCCACCCTCATCGGCGAGCGCTGGTACGTCCAACCCAATGGAGAAGCCGTCCGGGGCATCGCCGTCTCGCTGGAGGAGGAGCTGAAGGCCATTGCCCAGGACATGCGCGCCCGGGAGCTGTTCGGCGCGGAGGATGGACTGCGGCTGGGGAAGACGGATGCGGTGCAACCGCTCTCCACGCTCCGGGTGGAGGCGATGATGCCCCGGTGGCTCTCCGCGGAGGCGGACATCGCCCAGCGCCACGGGCTCAAGACGATGCTGGTGGCCAGCTGTGGCGCGCTGGCGGTGGCCATCGGGGTCATCTCCCTCCTGGCCCAGCGCCGCAAGTACCGCTTCCTGGAACTCCAGAGTGACTTCGTGGCCACCGTCTCCCACGAGCTGCGCACCCCCTTGGCGTCGATCCGGCTGCTGGCCGAGACGCTGGAGCGCCGGGTGGGGGGAACGGCGGAAGGCAGGGACTACCCCGCCCGCATCATCCAGACGACGGACACGCTGCACTTCCTCGTCGAGAACATCCTGTCGTTCAACCGGATCGACAAGGGCCGCTGGGCGCCGAAGTTCTCCCCGGTGCGGCTGGAGGAACTCGCCGGGACGCTCCGGACGGACCTCCTGGGCGCCTCGCCAGTGCCGGTGAACTTCACCTCGGACGTGGCGGAGATGGAGCTTTGGGCGGACCCCGCGCTCCTGCGCCTGCTGCTGTCCAACCTGGGACGCAACGCCTGCGCCTACAACCGCCGCAATCCCGTGACCATCACCCTGCGGGCCCACCACTCCCCCACCTACGGGCACACCCTGCTCTTCAGCGACAATGGCATCGGCATTCCCGAGAGCGAGTGGGAGAATGTGTTTCACGACTTCTACCGGCTGAAGTCCTCCGGACCGGAAGTCCACGGCAGCGGGCTGGGGCTCGCGTTGTGCCGCCGCATCATGCGGCTCCACGGGGGCCGCATCCACGTGGCCACCTCTGGCCCGGATGGAACCACCTTCGCGATGACCTTTCCCGAGCCGCGCCCATGA
- a CDS encoding response regulator transcription factor yields the protein MTLSPPAPVPRPSILIVEDDANLRLGLQDNLQDEGYEVATAASTAEADALLREREFELLILDVMLPGEDGYAFCRRLRGAGLRSMVLMLTARTLEEDILRGFEAGAQDYLTKPYRLRELLARVRALVRRVGSPPAQLMGFAGFSLDLGRRQLSRTGGALIELTRTEFDLLVFLLRHQDRALPRQEILDAVWGQDVVVDPRTVDNFVSNLKKKLGWTSTSGFTIHTIRGVGYRMELESMTKP from the coding sequence ATGACCCTCTCGCCTCCCGCCCCTGTCCCGCGCCCCTCCATCCTCATCGTCGAGGACGACGCGAACCTGCGGCTCGGCCTCCAGGACAACCTCCAGGACGAGGGGTACGAGGTCGCCACGGCCGCCAGCACCGCCGAGGCGGACGCGCTCCTGCGCGAGCGCGAGTTCGAGCTGCTCATCCTCGACGTGATGCTGCCCGGCGAGGATGGCTATGCCTTCTGCCGCCGGCTGCGCGGCGCGGGCCTGCGCAGCATGGTGCTGATGCTCACCGCCCGCACCTTGGAGGAGGACATCCTCCGGGGCTTCGAGGCCGGGGCCCAGGACTACCTCACCAAGCCCTACCGGCTCCGGGAGCTGCTCGCACGGGTGCGAGCGCTCGTGCGACGGGTGGGCAGCCCGCCCGCTCAGCTCATGGGCTTCGCGGGCTTTTCCCTGGATCTCGGCCGGCGCCAGCTCTCCCGGACCGGGGGGGCTCTCATCGAGCTGACCCGCACGGAGTTCGACCTGCTGGTCTTCCTGCTGCGCCACCAGGACCGCGCCCTGCCCCGGCAGGAAATCCTCGACGCGGTCTGGGGCCAGGACGTGGTGGTGGACCCCCGGACGGTCGACAACTTCGTCTCCAACCTCAAGAAGAAGCTCGGCTGGACGAGCACCTCCGGGTTCACCATCCACACCATCCGCGGGGTGGGCTACCGGATGGAGCTGGAGTCCATGACGAAACCATGA
- a CDS encoding energy transducer TonB, which translates to MFQSVIEHRGMWTGRFSAGTAVSVLLHAGVFAAAVFITSREPSQEPRKEPVLEFVRHVPPQPPRGNPTPPSTPEAAPRPKPKPKRNVLVQPSTIPPTPPEAPPAEPQPEAPPANDLPYVEGSHPDGVETGGVAGALPLPFMGNGSGQATGEDVLPFGDSMTPPQLMSGDPLEYTREAREARVRGLLIARCTITREGAVTGCRIIKGLPFMDGAALTALQSRRYRPVHYQGRPVSVSYTFHVKLDLPR; encoded by the coding sequence ATGTTCCAGTCAGTCATCGAGCACAGAGGCATGTGGACAGGCCGTTTCAGCGCGGGCACGGCGGTGTCCGTGCTGCTGCACGCGGGGGTGTTCGCCGCCGCCGTGTTCATCACCTCCCGGGAGCCCTCCCAGGAGCCCCGGAAGGAGCCCGTCCTCGAGTTCGTGCGGCACGTTCCTCCCCAGCCTCCCCGGGGCAACCCCACGCCGCCCTCCACCCCCGAAGCGGCCCCTCGCCCCAAGCCCAAGCCCAAGCGGAACGTGCTGGTGCAGCCCTCCACCATTCCCCCCACCCCCCCGGAAGCCCCCCCCGCCGAGCCCCAGCCCGAGGCGCCCCCCGCGAACGACTTGCCCTATGTGGAGGGGAGCCACCCCGACGGGGTGGAGACCGGCGGCGTCGCCGGCGCGCTGCCCCTGCCCTTCATGGGCAACGGCTCGGGACAGGCCACGGGCGAGGATGTTCTGCCCTTTGGCGACAGCATGACGCCGCCCCAGCTCATGTCCGGAGACCCGCTCGAATACACGCGCGAGGCCCGCGAAGCCCGCGTCCGGGGCCTGCTCATCGCCCGGTGCACCATCACCCGGGAGGGCGCCGTCACGGGCTGCCGCATCATCAAAGGCTTGCCGTTCATGGACGGCGCGGCGCTCACCGCGCTGCAGTCCCGGCGCTACCGCCCCGTCCACTACCAGGGCCGGCCTGTTAGCGTGTCTTACACATTCCACGTCAAGCTGGACCTCCCCCGCTAG